Proteins co-encoded in one Candidatus Nomurabacteria bacterium genomic window:
- a CDS encoding sugar transferase has translation MGERARELSVLIIGDIIAFNVALWLTLFFRYLEIPSVDRLAQHVPPFLTISAVWLGIFFISGLYDKHTNLLKKLMVSRILTAQIINVVVAGALFFVLPLGITPKTNLAIYLVISIVLLTLWRLRIVPKLSPKQRHKAILIADGKEAIELADEINNNDRYNYYFVRIIDAETLRKTDDFESKIMHLMEREAVQLIVADPRADEIKTFLPTLFNLSFLHFAFTFLDFNRLYEDTFDRVPVGSLQYEWFISNISQSKSTLYDAVKRAIDVVGAVVLLLPAALIFPFVALAIKLEDRGELLYHTTRVGQFNRLITIYKFRTKNGADRGQAALNSTLVDTRVGVWLRKLRIDELPQLINVLRGDLSFIGPRPEMPALASVYAKEIKYYNTRHFLKPGLSGWAQINNYDVPRGGVDVERTIAKLSYDLFYLERRSLLLDIHIAFKTIATILMRTGT, from the coding sequence ATGGGTGAACGTGCACGAGAACTGTCAGTTTTGATTATCGGTGATATTATCGCTTTTAACGTAGCGTTGTGGCTGACGCTGTTTTTTAGATATCTTGAAATTCCATCCGTCGATCGACTTGCACAACACGTGCCCCCATTTCTCACTATTTCAGCGGTCTGGCTTGGTATTTTTTTCATTTCTGGTCTGTACGATAAACATACTAATCTACTAAAGAAACTGATGGTGAGTCGAATCCTGACTGCGCAAATTATCAATGTGGTGGTTGCAGGAGCGCTTTTCTTCGTGTTGCCTTTAGGGATTACGCCTAAGACAAACTTAGCAATTTACCTGGTTATCTCTATTGTACTGCTGACTCTGTGGCGATTACGAATCGTGCCTAAACTGTCACCCAAACAACGACACAAAGCAATTTTGATTGCCGATGGCAAGGAGGCGATTGAGCTAGCAGATGAAATCAACAATAACGATCGGTACAATTACTACTTCGTGCGAATTATCGACGCAGAAACTTTACGCAAGACTGATGATTTTGAATCAAAGATTATGCATCTCATGGAACGTGAAGCGGTGCAGCTTATCGTGGCAGATCCACGAGCGGATGAGATAAAGACATTTCTACCAACCCTATTTAATTTATCCTTCCTCCATTTCGCGTTTACGTTCTTGGATTTCAATCGTCTGTACGAAGATACGTTTGATCGCGTGCCGGTGGGGTCTCTCCAGTATGAGTGGTTTATTAGCAATATTTCGCAATCGAAAAGTACTCTTTATGATGCCGTTAAACGAGCTATTGATGTGGTAGGTGCAGTAGTGCTTTTGCTGCCGGCGGCGCTTATTTTCCCGTTCGTTGCACTAGCTATTAAGCTGGAAGACCGTGGTGAGCTCCTGTACCACACGACCCGAGTGGGTCAGTTCAATCGGTTGATTACCATATATAAGTTTCGCACCAAAAACGGCGCCGATAGGGGTCAGGCGGCGCTCAATAGTACACTCGTCGATACTCGAGTAGGAGTTTGGCTTCGTAAGTTGCGTATCGATGAGCTGCCGCAGCTTATCAATGTATTGCGTGGTGATCTTTCTTTCATTGGTCCACGGCCAGAGATGCCAGCTTTGGCTTCGGTGTATGCTAAAGAAATCAAATATTACAATACCCGTCATTTTTTAAAGCCAGGCTTGTCAGGGTGGGCACAAATTAATAACTATGACGTGCCGCGCGGTGGGGTAGACGTAGAGCGTACTATTGCGAAATTGTCGTACGATCTCTTTTACCTAGAACGTCGTTCTCTCTTGCTCGATATTCACATCGCGTTCAAAACCATCGCGACCATCTTAATGCGCACTGGAACCTAA
- a CDS encoding glycosyltransferase translates to MSNQNRKKILYLITKSNWGGAQKYIYELAIAARAAGHEVAVAYGGTGKAGAAVGHLHEALREAGIPTYPINHFARNMSPLNDIQAFFEVLKLLHNYRPTVLHTSSSKAGGIGALAGRLLRIPKIIFTSHGLTTDETWRPKWQQWLIYLGTWLTLLLSRHTIMISTDTVARTRNMPSMQDRASLIFNGVAPIDFLDRKTARAKLAPSLPQNALWIGGVGELHPNKNWSVIIEAMTALPEKTKLIIIGEGEERPKLSALIKKLGLENRVYLAGFHTAAPLLKAIDIFVLPSIKEGLPYVLIEAGLASLPTVASNLPGNQDIIKTGETGLLVEPTATNFATTLQMLVRDEGMRRRLGQAHKAFVEQTFSVNRMCRETFSLYDSKM, encoded by the coding sequence ATGTCTAATCAGAATCGAAAAAAAATACTGTACCTCATTACCAAGAGCAACTGGGGCGGGGCGCAAAAATACATCTACGAACTAGCGATTGCGGCGCGAGCAGCGGGCCATGAGGTGGCGGTGGCCTACGGCGGCACCGGCAAAGCCGGTGCCGCCGTAGGCCACCTGCACGAAGCACTTCGTGAAGCCGGCATACCCACCTACCCCATCAACCACTTTGCTCGCAACATGTCTCCACTCAATGACATCCAAGCTTTTTTTGAAGTGCTTAAGCTACTACACAACTACCGACCAACAGTACTGCACACGAGCAGTTCAAAGGCTGGTGGCATTGGGGCCTTGGCGGGAAGGCTACTACGAATACCAAAAATTATTTTCACTTCACACGGCCTTACCACAGATGAAACCTGGCGCCCTAAGTGGCAGCAGTGGCTCATTTACCTTGGAACATGGCTTACGCTGCTCCTTTCACGACACACCATCATGATTTCAACCGACACAGTCGCCCGGACTCGAAATATGCCAAGCATGCAAGACCGAGCATCCCTTATTTTCAATGGTGTAGCACCGATTGATTTTCTTGATCGAAAAACGGCGCGAGCAAAGCTCGCGCCGTCATTACCACAAAACGCATTATGGATTGGTGGAGTTGGCGAGCTGCACCCCAACAAAAACTGGAGCGTCATCATCGAAGCAATGACCGCCCTTCCTGAAAAGACAAAGTTGATAATTATCGGAGAAGGCGAAGAGCGACCAAAACTTTCAGCGCTGATTAAAAAGCTTGGCCTAGAAAACCGAGTCTATCTGGCTGGATTCCATACCGCTGCACCGCTGCTTAAAGCCATTGATATCTTTGTTTTACCATCCATAAAAGAAGGCTTGCCGTATGTCCTTATTGAAGCTGGCCTCGCTTCACTGCCCACTGTCGCCAGCAATCTTCCTGGCAATCAGGACATCATCAAAACCGGCGAAACCGGTCTCTTGGTAGAGCCAACTGCCACCAACTTCGCCACCACACTGCAAATGCTTGTCCGCGATGAAGGCATGCGTCGTCGTCTTGGCCAAGCACACAAAGCATTTGTGGAACAAACGTTTTCTGTCAATCGCATGTGTCGTGAGACCTTCTCGCTCTACGACTCTAAAATGTGA
- the rodA gene encoding rod shape-determining protein RodA, with protein MGQLKTFFGGFDVTLFLSVIGLSLMGLVTMYSHVGDNEFFNRQLIWIAAATIALLVAMVPDYRFLRMGNTAFFLYLFTIGLLLLVLMIGEITLGAQSRFDLGFFSFQPSDPAKLVLIIVLAKYFAKRHELIGDFRHIIVSGMYALGIFGLVFIQPDFGSAIILFFVWLGMVLVSGIKLRHLLTVFLLGAVAFGILWQFVFLPYQKERIMTFLDPLSDIQGAGYNAYQSTVAIGSGQLFGKGIGYGTQSKLLFLPEYETDFIFAAYAEEWGLIGVLLLFTLFGLVVWRLLSSAVHGATNFERLFAAGVCMLFVAHFFVHIGMNIGLLPVTGTTVPFLSYGGSHLLTEFLAIGMVMGMRRYAPVRYKASHILES; from the coding sequence ATGGGACAACTCAAAACATTTTTTGGCGGGTTTGACGTAACGCTGTTTCTCAGTGTGATTGGCCTTTCGCTCATGGGGTTGGTCACCATGTACTCACATGTTGGCGATAATGAATTTTTCAACCGTCAGCTTATTTGGATTGCGGCAGCAACGATTGCACTGTTAGTGGCAATGGTGCCTGATTATCGTTTTTTGAGAATGGGGAACACCGCCTTTTTCTTGTACCTTTTCACTATTGGTTTGCTGTTGTTGGTACTTATGATTGGTGAAATTACGCTTGGTGCGCAAAGTCGTTTTGACTTAGGCTTCTTTTCATTCCAGCCATCCGATCCCGCTAAATTAGTATTGATTATTGTGTTGGCGAAGTATTTTGCCAAACGACACGAGCTGATTGGTGACTTCAGACACATTATTGTCTCGGGAATGTACGCACTTGGTATTTTTGGCCTGGTGTTTATTCAGCCTGACTTTGGCTCGGCAATTATTCTTTTCTTTGTGTGGTTGGGGATGGTGCTTGTTTCAGGAATTAAACTCCGGCACTTACTGACGGTGTTTTTACTCGGCGCGGTGGCGTTTGGGATTTTGTGGCAGTTTGTGTTTTTGCCGTATCAAAAAGAGCGTATTATGACGTTCTTAGATCCGCTATCAGATATTCAAGGGGCTGGATACAATGCATATCAGTCGACAGTAGCCATCGGATCTGGTCAGCTTTTTGGTAAGGGGATTGGATATGGTACACAATCAAAGTTGCTCTTTTTGCCTGAATATGAAACCGACTTCATTTTTGCAGCGTACGCTGAGGAATGGGGGCTTATTGGTGTGTTGTTGCTTTTTACGTTGTTTGGCTTGGTGGTGTGGCGATTGCTCAGTAGCGCGGTACATGGTGCAACCAATTTTGAGCGTCTGTTTGCTGCGGGGGTATGTATGCTATTTGTGGCGCATTTTTTTGTGCATATTGGTATGAATATTGGTTTGCTGCCAGTGACGGGAACAACCGTGCCGTTTTTGAGTTATGGAGGTTCGCATTTACTTACTGAGTTTTTGGCCATCGGGATGGTAATGGGGATGCGTCGTTATGCGCCAGTTAGGTACAAAGCATCTCACATTTTAGAGTCGTAG
- a CDS encoding VWA domain-containing protein — protein sequence MSIRPWAVARRVQYGSGFLLFWLLVGAFAYYVNFYQAPTCLDGVMNGAETGVDCGGGCVQICAATVVPPRIVWAQSFEIAPGQYNSVAYIENTNQTAGVPELKYVLELKNNGTILASREGVIALPPNSVYPIFEGKIFTTGATAVTETTLTLKPASLWLPASVARDQFRSLDIDLTDADESPRLDVTIENTELVGASDVEVIATIFDEGGTPVTASKTYVESIPARGTKDIVFTWPNSIAKTVKSCIIPTDVAVAIDLSGSMNNDGGDPPQPVTAALEAASTFVSALKDTDQVALVTFATEATLISPLGASRDSVVGALMDLQIASSEESGFTNTSAALTLAASELNAVEHNNDARRVLVLLTDGLPTAAGDEDAVAEAVTTAAELNKDNIEVYAIGLGAGVDRQFINQIASEPANAYFAPTGADLADIYAEITSSLCESGPTKIDIIAKPKTNFAEVR from the coding sequence ATGAGCATTAGACCTTGGGCAGTGGCAAGAAGAGTACAGTATGGTTCTGGCTTTTTGTTGTTTTGGTTGCTCGTGGGTGCGTTTGCATATTATGTTAATTTTTATCAAGCTCCTACGTGTCTTGATGGAGTGATGAATGGGGCAGAGACAGGCGTGGATTGCGGTGGTGGCTGTGTGCAGATTTGTGCGGCGACAGTAGTACCACCGCGGATAGTGTGGGCACAAAGTTTTGAGATTGCGCCTGGTCAGTATAATTCGGTCGCGTATATCGAAAACACCAATCAAACCGCCGGTGTGCCGGAATTGAAATATGTGCTAGAGCTCAAAAACAACGGTACGATACTTGCTTCACGAGAGGGTGTTATTGCACTGCCTCCCAATAGTGTCTATCCCATTTTTGAAGGGAAGATTTTTACTACTGGCGCAACAGCGGTGACTGAAACAACACTCACGCTAAAGCCAGCGTCATTGTGGTTACCAGCTTCAGTAGCGCGTGATCAATTCCGCTCACTTGATATCGACCTGACTGACGCTGACGAAAGTCCTCGTCTTGATGTAACCATTGAAAATACCGAACTAGTGGGCGCGAGCGACGTTGAGGTAATCGCGACTATTTTCGATGAGGGAGGCACTCCGGTAACCGCATCAAAGACATACGTTGAGTCAATTCCAGCTCGTGGCACTAAAGACATTGTATTTACGTGGCCAAACTCAATCGCCAAGACTGTAAAAAGCTGTATTATTCCAACCGATGTGGCCGTAGCGATTGACCTGTCGGGTAGTATGAACAATGATGGCGGGGATCCGCCACAGCCAGTGACTGCAGCACTAGAGGCTGCCAGTACGTTTGTGAGCGCGCTTAAAGATACAGACCAGGTTGCGCTTGTTACGTTTGCTACAGAGGCGACATTGATTTCACCACTTGGCGCAAGTCGGGATAGTGTGGTTGGTGCGTTAATGGATTTGCAGATTGCTTCAAGTGAAGAGTCTGGATTTACAAACACCAGTGCTGCGCTCACGCTGGCGGCGTCCGAATTAAATGCAGTGGAGCATAACAACGACGCTCGTCGAGTGTTAGTGCTTTTGACGGATGGATTGCCAACTGCTGCGGGAGATGAAGATGCAGTGGCAGAAGCAGTCACAACTGCTGCGGAACTGAATAAAGATAATATCGAAGTGTACGCAATTGGCCTTGGTGCTGGAGTCGACCGCCAGTTTATCAATCAGATTGCGAGTGAGCCGGCTAATGCCTACTTTGCTCCAACTGGTGCCGATTTGGCAGATATTTATGCTGAAATCACGTCTTCACTTTGTGAATCGGGGCCTACCAAGATTGATATTATTGCTAAGCCGAAAACTAATTTCGCAGAAGTGCGGTAG
- a CDS encoding potassium channel family protein has translation MNTIRLTARERLVEDWFELPMLVVTVCLALTLAVPALFALPDTWVRVFALLNVLIWSTFYLELFAKFAVAKSKLAMLKRNWSLVVITVMPVFLSLRLMRLSRLVSLLRFLRLQKSVAKLRKSARELVYNIEYILITISIFIVSTAFIMWQVEMRFDGSITSLYDSLWWAVITITTIGYGDVIPSSPQGKVFGGIVSLLGTILFMIFVARVTTMFVHNKEISDLKRVIEQQNRSKAHKN, from the coding sequence ATGAATACGATCCGGTTAACCGCCAGAGAACGTTTGGTTGAAGATTGGTTTGAGTTGCCGATGCTGGTGGTCACGGTCTGTTTGGCGCTGACACTTGCTGTCCCCGCATTGTTTGCGCTGCCAGACACGTGGGTGCGCGTTTTTGCTCTTCTCAACGTACTCATTTGGTCAACATTTTATTTAGAATTGTTTGCAAAATTTGCCGTCGCTAAGAGCAAGTTGGCGATGCTGAAAAGAAACTGGTCGTTGGTAGTAATCACGGTCATGCCCGTATTTCTATCGCTTCGCTTAATGCGACTATCGCGGCTGGTGAGTCTGTTGCGTTTTCTTCGGTTGCAAAAGAGTGTCGCAAAGTTGCGCAAGAGTGCTCGGGAATTGGTGTATAACATCGAGTACATTCTCATCACCATAAGCATATTTATTGTCAGCACTGCGTTTATCATGTGGCAGGTGGAGATGCGGTTTGATGGCTCAATCACGTCTTTGTATGACTCACTGTGGTGGGCGGTGATTACCATCACTACCATTGGCTATGGCGATGTAATTCCGTCATCTCCACAAGGAAAAGTATTTGGTGGCATAGTGAGTTTGTTGGGGACGATTTTATTTATGATTTTTGTCGCCCGTGTTACCACAATGTTTGTGCACAACAAAGAAATTAGTGATTTAAAGCGAGTGATTGAGCAGCAAAATCGTTCGAAGGCACACAAAAACTAG
- the rplL gene encoding 50S ribosomal protein L7/L12, with the protein MSEENETKVEETTETAAPAAAEVVAEETTEEVEVPAQFKSIVEAIEKMSVLELHELVKVFEKKFGVSAAAVAVAGPAAAGDAGEEQSEFTVELTEAGAQKIAVIKVVKEVLGLGLKEAKEMVDGAPAVVKENMKKEDAEALKAKLEEAGAKVTLK; encoded by the coding sequence ATGAGTGAAGAAAATGAAACAAAGGTAGAAGAAACTACTGAAACTGCCGCTCCAGCAGCCGCTGAAGTAGTAGCAGAAGAAACTACTGAAGAAGTAGAAGTTCCTGCCCAGTTCAAGAGCATCGTAGAAGCTATCGAAAAGATGAGCGTTCTCGAGCTACACGAACTCGTAAAGGTATTTGAGAAGAAGTTTGGTGTATCAGCAGCAGCTGTTGCAGTAGCCGGTCCAGCAGCCGCTGGCGACGCTGGTGAAGAACAGTCTGAATTCACTGTTGAACTTACTGAAGCTGGTGCTCAGAAGATTGCTGTTATCAAGGTAGTGAAGGAAGTACTTGGTCTCGGACTTAAGGAGGCTAAGGAAATGGTAGACGGCGCTCCAGCAGTAGTGAAGGAAAACATGAAGAAAGAAGACGCTGAGGCACTTAAGGCTAAGCTTGAAGAAGCTGGAGCCAAGGTGACATTGAAATAA
- a CDS encoding 50S ribosomal protein L10: protein MAITKAKKQDILAKLDGVKADSESIVFVKFNGMTVADTTAMRSQLREQGVGYFVAKKTLMKRTFGEAFEGTMPELEGEIAVAYSADAITPAQQIKEFAGKYKDNISIAGGVFQGVFKDAAEMTEIASIPALPVLRGMFVNVINSPIQGLAIVLNAVAEKKGA, encoded by the coding sequence ATGGCAATTACAAAAGCAAAAAAACAAGACATTCTTGCAAAACTTGATGGCGTAAAGGCTGACTCAGAGTCAATTGTGTTTGTGAAGTTCAACGGGATGACCGTGGCTGACACAACTGCAATGCGTTCACAGCTTCGCGAACAGGGCGTTGGCTACTTTGTGGCTAAGAAGACGCTGATGAAGCGTACGTTTGGTGAAGCGTTTGAGGGCACTATGCCTGAACTTGAGGGAGAGATCGCGGTGGCATACAGCGCCGACGCCATCACTCCAGCGCAGCAGATCAAAGAGTTTGCAGGAAAGTATAAGGACAACATCTCAATTGCAGGTGGAGTCTTCCAGGGCGTATTCAAGGATGCAGCTGAAATGACTGAGATTGCTTCAATCCCAGCGCTTCCAGTGCTTCGTGGTATGTTCGTCAACGTTATTAATTCACCTATTCAGGGGCTCGCGATTGTTCTCAACGCTGTAGCTGAGAAGAAAGGTGCATAA
- a CDS encoding CDP-alcohol phosphatidyltransferase family protein yields MAEMYWQGSSRQWNLPNAISLSRAVAGVAVPLWWLAGTHVLFLAVVYAGLSDWLDGWLARRQGMVTPLGAVIDPLADKCFTNPFLLGLAITSGSVWLSVLFVVNLLYDIDNTYQRRFDIAAAMRGVRAPATKPVTLLSKTKTAVLFGLMIVALYPSLVSFVAPDELAMVSLGLVLASWGLNRAATFRRYFL; encoded by the coding sequence ATGGCAGAGATGTACTGGCAAGGGTCGTCGCGGCAGTGGAATCTACCCAATGCCATTTCGCTCAGTCGAGCAGTGGCGGGGGTGGCTGTGCCTTTGTGGTGGCTTGCCGGCACACACGTGCTGTTTTTGGCAGTCGTGTATGCTGGTCTGTCCGACTGGCTTGATGGCTGGCTGGCGAGACGGCAGGGGATGGTGACGCCGCTTGGTGCGGTAATCGACCCGCTGGCGGATAAGTGCTTCACCAATCCGTTTTTGCTTGGTCTTGCCATTACGTCTGGTTCGGTTTGGCTCAGTGTGTTGTTTGTGGTCAACTTGCTGTATGACATCGACAACACCTACCAGCGGCGGTTTGATATCGCAGCGGCGATGCGCGGGGTACGTGCACCAGCTACCAAGCCGGTGACACTGCTTTCAAAAACCAAAACGGCCGTGCTGTTTGGCTTGATGATCGTGGCGTTGTATCCCTCTCTGGTGTCGTTTGTGGCGCCCGATGAGCTGGCGATGGTCTCGCTGGGATTGGTCCTTGCCTCATGGGGACTTAATCGGGCGGCTACGTTCAGGCGGTATTTTCTATAG
- a CDS encoding right-handed parallel beta-helix repeat-containing protein: MVSVCAWALSFAASQAFYEINATGGGCRSIGNWEATNRTCTLTTDISEPIIITTSAATLEGAGHTIDIDDMSGEKWAVRVNSVEGVAVQNLNLIGGGIIFDQADSGRAKSNVIESSFSGIHFFDQIGGLVEGNVVRGSSDAPLWTAVSAQNAANLEIRNNFIEHAAVGIDLNAVSGSVVKENRIAESTTGVSIDLSSSNTITANDIARSNIALTLQTDNAAGNIVTNNAFRDGNTGVVVVASSDAGGPGDEPIPTFGAAHQVRKIALSEQLKNLVHNFAVIVRSAVSKVAYAQAESISWLYGNNFINNDTHVDVPEWATEVAFSHASLGGNYWDTFDEVGEGCVNEDADDFCDQAYELNGFGLFDEFPRTAAQLVELPLAQCSDGIDNDADGLIDFPADPGCATADDFIEVNPPAPTCVMYAAPATIAAGGTTTLSWTSEHAASVEIDTGIGAVDPTGELVVSPTETTTYTAMFTSVGGSNNCQVTVAVQSAPEPEPEPEPTPELTLGERAAELAKQLLAAAVQSQADPGDVYELGSRGWNYIEGYFVDPHEIVSGYYQKNHYYNYERVAPGIDCSGLIYWAFNKANDPTEAHDNYVANVTADGMFGDVQSSEVVGELEPGDALFFGDDSRISHVAMYVGESEGYDVVNASSEDLGVIQGESVNYEKDSDFVERRRIHQHGFSSASTFSPVDLIVTDPDGLTLSYEDIIPSDLEYIREVPGVMYYSEIERGHDGQSIDRVYFTELKDGVYIFEVAPDETATSGSQYSLVLNTGQTVIELAKDELVSEIPPQGFAVEVSGGGEVIEEVEVPLNTKPLFSLLNERIDEAEIQNRFLRLRLEANLKLAEKHYNKNRKRAASAILKNLNRLVERRAGRGMNNSDADEINDIISQLIAKLKYE; the protein is encoded by the coding sequence ATGGTTTCTGTTTGTGCCTGGGCGCTGTCATTTGCAGCCTCCCAGGCATTTTATGAAATCAATGCAACTGGCGGTGGTTGTCGGTCCATTGGCAACTGGGAGGCGACGAATCGTACGTGCACGCTGACTACAGACATTTCTGAACCAATTATCATCACTACTTCGGCAGCTACCCTTGAGGGGGCCGGACATACTATAGATATCGATGATATGTCAGGCGAGAAATGGGCGGTGCGAGTGAACAGCGTCGAGGGTGTGGCTGTTCAAAACCTTAATTTGATTGGTGGTGGAATTATCTTTGATCAAGCAGATAGTGGCCGGGCCAAGTCCAATGTCATTGAGTCTTCGTTTAGTGGCATCCACTTCTTCGATCAGATTGGTGGCTTGGTGGAAGGGAATGTGGTGCGCGGGAGTAGTGATGCTCCACTTTGGACTGCGGTGAGTGCGCAAAATGCTGCAAATCTTGAGATACGTAATAATTTCATTGAGCATGCTGCTGTTGGTATTGATTTGAATGCGGTTAGCGGTAGTGTGGTGAAAGAGAATCGCATCGCCGAATCGACTACGGGGGTATCAATTGATCTATCAAGCAGCAATACAATTACTGCCAATGATATTGCGCGCTCAAATATTGCTCTTACGCTACAGACAGATAATGCAGCAGGCAACATCGTTACAAACAACGCCTTTCGTGACGGGAATACGGGTGTGGTGGTAGTTGCTTCGAGCGACGCTGGTGGTCCAGGTGATGAGCCGATCCCTACGTTTGGTGCTGCACATCAAGTGCGCAAGATTGCGCTTAGTGAGCAGCTAAAAAATCTTGTTCATAATTTTGCAGTCATAGTACGGTCAGCAGTATCGAAGGTTGCGTACGCGCAAGCTGAATCAATCAGCTGGCTGTATGGTAATAATTTTATCAACAACGACACGCATGTTGATGTGCCGGAGTGGGCTACTGAAGTGGCTTTCTCGCACGCTTCGCTGGGTGGTAATTATTGGGATACCTTTGATGAGGTGGGGGAAGGCTGTGTCAATGAAGATGCTGATGATTTCTGCGATCAAGCCTATGAATTGAATGGCTTTGGTTTGTTTGACGAATTCCCACGCACAGCAGCACAATTGGTCGAGTTGCCGCTGGCACAGTGTAGCGATGGGATCGATAATGATGCTGATGGTCTTATTGATTTTCCCGCTGATCCGGGTTGCGCTACGGCGGATGATTTTATTGAGGTGAATCCACCAGCACCAACGTGTGTTATGTATGCAGCACCAGCGACAATTGCTGCTGGTGGCACGACAACTCTTTCTTGGACCAGCGAGCATGCGGCATCGGTCGAGATTGATACTGGCATAGGCGCGGTTGATCCTACTGGTGAATTGGTCGTATCGCCGACGGAAACGACAACCTACACTGCTATGTTCACTAGTGTTGGCGGCTCGAATAATTGCCAGGTGACAGTAGCGGTGCAGTCTGCACCAGAACCAGAGCCTGAACCCGAGCCGACTCCTGAACTCACGCTGGGTGAGAGGGCTGCGGAGTTGGCAAAACAATTACTAGCGGCAGCGGTTCAGTCACAAGCAGATCCAGGAGATGTGTATGAGTTAGGTTCCCGTGGTTGGAACTACATCGAGGGTTATTTCGTTGATCCACATGAGATAGTTTCAGGCTACTATCAAAAGAATCATTATTACAATTACGAAAGAGTTGCGCCTGGAATCGACTGCTCGGGGTTGATTTATTGGGCTTTTAACAAGGCAAATGATCCAACTGAAGCGCATGACAATTATGTGGCCAATGTAACTGCTGATGGCATGTTCGGTGATGTGCAGTCAAGTGAGGTGGTGGGGGAGTTGGAGCCGGGGGACGCATTATTCTTCGGGGATGATTCTCGAATCAGTCATGTGGCAATGTACGTTGGTGAAAGCGAAGGGTACGATGTGGTGAACGCATCGTCTGAAGATCTTGGAGTGATTCAAGGGGAAAGTGTAAATTATGAAAAAGATTCTGATTTTGTTGAACGCAGACGTATTCACCAGCACGGATTTTCTTCTGCCAGCACCTTTTCTCCGGTTGACCTGATTGTCACCGACCCTGATGGCTTGACGTTGTCATACGAGGATATCATCCCATCTGATTTGGAGTATATCCGAGAAGTTCCGGGGGTAATGTATTACTCAGAAATTGAGCGCGGTCACGATGGTCAGTCAATTGACCGGGTGTACTTCACAGAACTGAAAGATGGCGTCTACATATTTGAGGTGGCGCCTGATGAAACAGCTACTTCTGGGAGTCAGTATTCACTTGTGCTGAACACGGGTCAAACAGTTATTGAGCTTGCTAAGGATGAGTTAGTGTCTGAAATTCCCCCACAAGGTTTTGCGGTAGAGGTGAGTGGCGGCGGAGAAGTGATTGAGGAGGTCGAGGTTCCACTAAATACAAAGCCGCTATTTAGTCTATTAAATGAACGAATTGATGAAGCTGAGATTCAAAATCGATTTCTTCGGTTACGACTAGAAGCTAATTTGAAGTTGGCCGAGAAACATTATAATAAAAATCGTAAGCGCGCAGCATCGGCTATTTTAAAAAATCTTAACCGTTTGGTAGAGCGACGGGCTGGTCGGGGAATGAATAACAGTGACGCTGACGAAATAAACGACATTATCAGTCAGTTAATTGCAAAACTGAAATATGAGTAA
- a CDS encoding DUF1360 domain-containing protein, producing the protein MFRITDQYFWNFVFSVFFAVLIIMGAIILETEARIPLVDLTLVDFVLITLATWRLTRLFVYDGITKFIREQFWDVVKVGRGYELQKPKTGPRRTLADLFDCPWCMGMWLAAVVIFFYLITPYAVFPVLLLALSAVATFLQLLSNLVGHKAELLKQQNDYDRS; encoded by the coding sequence ATGTTTCGTATTACTGATCAATATTTTTGGAACTTTGTTTTCTCCGTTTTTTTTGCAGTTTTGATAATCATGGGAGCGATTATTCTAGAGACCGAAGCTCGGATTCCACTGGTCGATCTCACGCTGGTTGACTTTGTCCTTATCACGCTTGCAACGTGGCGTCTGACTCGGCTGTTTGTGTACGATGGCATCACTAAGTTTATCCGTGAACAGTTTTGGGATGTGGTGAAGGTGGGGCGAGGATACGAGCTTCAAAAGCCGAAGACTGGCCCGCGCCGCACGTTAGCTGATCTGTTTGACTGTCCGTGGTGCATGGGCATGTGGCTTGCAGCAGTAGTGATTTTCTTTTACCTCATTACACCGTACGCAGTCTTCCCGGTATTACTTCTAGCTCTCTCTGCTGTAGCTACATTTTTGCAGCTCCTTTCTAATCTGGTTGGCCACAAAGCCGAATTACTCAAACAGCAAAATGACTATGATCGGTCATAG